From the genome of Vibrio orientalis CIP 102891 = ATCC 33934:
TGCAAACATTGTTTTCAGTGCGTTACGTAAATAAGCCTTCTGCTATAAAAGGTTGTCAGAATTGAAATTGCACTTGTAACAAAGTGCTAACAATTGTATAAACTTATTCATACGCACATGTTGTTTAATACGTTAGGAGAGCGCAATAGATGATGAACCAGAGTCGAGTTACTCACTCACAAAAAGCGTTACTGTCTGAGAGAATCAATAAACTCGCTCAAGCCTTATCTGATGGTGTGTATGAACGTGAAGAAACGATCAAACTCTGTCTGCTAGCAGCCCTTGCTGGTGAAAGTGTCTTCTTACTGGGGCCTCCTGGTATTGCAAAGAGCTTAATTGCTAAGCGACTTATTCAAGCTTTTGATAATTCGTCTTATTTTGAGTACCTAATGACGCGTTTCTCGACACCAGAAGAGGTGTTTGGTCCGCTTAGTATCCAAGAATTAAAAGATAATGGTCGTTACGTTCGTTTGACCGACGGTTATCTACCGACTGCTCAGGTGGTTTTCCTTGATGAGATTTGGAAAGCAGGCCCAGCGATCCTGAACACGCTATTGACCGTAGTGAATGAAAAGACCTTCAAAAATGGTAACGAGATAGAGCGTGTACCAATGCGTCTATTGGTTTCAGCATCGAATGAATTGCCAGATGAAGATAGTGGCTTAGAAGCACTGTATGACCGTATGTTAGTGCGCGTGTTTGTTAATCGTATCCAAGACAAACAAAACTTCAAATCTATGCTGACCGTCGGTACGCCGCAAGAGGCGACGATTCCTGAAGGTTTGGCAATTACTGATCAAGAGTACCATCAGTGGCAGTCAGAGCTTGAGCAACTGGAACTTAGTAATGATGTGTTTGAAAAGCTCTACGAGTTAAAAACCTTACTAGAGTCGGCAGTCACTGCTGAAAGTGGTTTTAATGCGGAAGATACTGATATGTACGTATCAGACCGTCGTTGGAAGAAAGCCGTTAAGTTACTTAAAGCGAGCGCATTCTTTAATGGCCGTGATTCAATTAACCCACTAGATATCTTGCTGCTACAAGACTGTCTGTGGAACAGTCCTGAGTCTCGCGACATTGTACGTAAAGTGATCAAAGACTTCGCGCTGAATCACGCATTTGATCAGCAAGAAGTCGAACAGCAAATCACACTATGTCGTGAAGAGTTGACTGACATCCAAGAAGAGCTTGAGTCGGAATTCGGCACCATGCTTTCGATGGAGTCGACGACGGGTCTTATCAAGAAACAGGTGCACAGTTACGATATTTCTGATGCGAAGAGCTACAAAGTGGGTAGCGCATTTGATTTGGTTAAGATGGTTCTACTGCAAAGCAATATGTCGGTCACTGAGTCGGAGAAAGGCGATAGCCGCTGGGTCTACGTGCCTAAGAACGAGCTAGAAAGAGTGATCAAAGAAGGCCACGGTGACGTTTACGGCTATGTGAACACCAACACCACTCTGGTTCGCCTACGTTTTGACATGGATGCGGCAAACAACTTAGTGATCAAAGATATTGCTAATCGTGCTGTGCTTGTTTCTATTGTGACAACCAAAGGCTTAGATGAAGAACTTTACCAAGAGTGGCTAACTAAGTCCCAGCAAGCAATGGCTCAGTTAGAGCATGCAGAGCATCATTTACTGCGCGTACGTTCTAACTTCCATGGCGCGCTTCCTCATGGCTTTGTCGATCAAGAATTGCCACGAGCGATGGAGTCTAGCTTACAGAATTTACAGCAAGTACTCGAATCAACCAAAGCGGAATGTGAACGCATTGTTTTCCGTTTCAAAACCTTAGATCAATTCTTTGCATAGGAGAAATGAATGCTAGGTGCTGACGGACTTAACCTTGTATTAATGATTGCGGACTCAGGCATGATTGACTCCGCAGTCAACGATCTTATGGCGCGCTCACAAATGATGGCGGTGACAGAAAACAGAGGGGTAAAATCTTCTGTTAAGAATCACCTGCTAAAATGGCGTGGCAGCGTTAAGAAACGCATCACTAAGGTGTGCGAAACCGATCGATTTAAGCAAGAACTGTCACTGTACCAAGAAGTCATTCATTGGAACGAAGCAGAGTTCTTCGACAAAATTCCAGAAGTCATTAAGCAGCTTGAATGGCACTCAGCGTTTTATCTGCAAGCCCGTCGTCTTATGGAGAAGAACAAAGGGGTTAATAACCCTATGTTCCCGCATTACTTCTGCGATCAATGGTATCAAAGCCTCTCAGATGCGATTCGCCAAGCGCAGCTTACCGAACTCGAAGCCAACAAAGAGAAAGTACTTAAAGATCTCTATCAACGCATGGAAACCATGAAAAACATGGATAAAGTGACGGAAAGTGGTGATGAGGAGAGTGTTGGTCGCTTGTGGGATATGGCTTCTGCGAGATTAAGTAAGACAGACTTAACGGTGATGAAGCGCCATGCTGAGTTCTTATCAAAGAACAAAGGATTGCAAGAGATCGCCGAGAAACTTGGCCGCATGGCGAGTCAGGTGGATGATCCAGATCTAAACAAAGCGCCGCTAGAAGAGCCGCAAGTCGTTGAAGAGAAGTCTGATCAAGCGACGGACGATATTGTCGGTATTCATGAAGGGGATGACCTAAATAAGCTTCTGCCGAATGAAACCATGTTTTTGGCCTACCCAGAACTTGAAGTTGTGTTCTACAAGCACCTAGTTGATAAGCGCTTAATGAACTACAAGATGCAAGGTAAGTCTCGTACTTTACGTAAAGTCAGTGCCCAACGCCCAGACAACGCTCAGGCGGATGTCGAAAAAGGGCCGTTTATTGTTTGTGTTGATGCATCAGGTTCAATGAGTGGCTTTCCAGAGCAGTGTGCTAAAGCGATGGCCTATGCGTTGATGCAAATTGCGTTAGCAGAAGATCGTGATTGTTATGTGATTCTTTTCTCGACTGAACAAATTACCTATGAGCTAACCAAGCAAGATGGTTTACGTGAAGCGAGTGATTTCCTCACTTACAGTTTCCATGGTGGTACTGACCTTGAGCCCGTGTTAATCAAGTCGATTGATTTAATGAGTGGCGATAAATACCGTAACGCTGACATGGTGGTAATTTCAGACTTTATTGCCCCTAAACAGTCAGAAGAGATGCTAGAAAAAGTTGAACAGCTTAAGAAAAGCAAAAACCGTTTTCATGCGATTAGCCTGTCTAAATATGGTAATCCAGAGCTAATGTCGATGTTTGATCATAGCTGGGCTTATCATCCAAACCTTGTCGGACGTTTGATGAAAAAGTGGTGATACGCCACTGACATGTTAGATGAATAAGGAGCTTAATCGGCTCCTTTTTTGTTATTTGTCTGCACCGATTCATCTTCCGCTGCACCTATTATGTGCAAGCATTCAAACTTTGTGATTTTAACTTGTTGATTATTATAAAAATACTCTTCTGGCATTCAACTTGCGTTATCTATCTTGCGCGCGAAAGTGCGTCATAACATCAATAACAACGTCATAGGCAAAGAAGCCTCTCCTATTCGGGGGAGGCTTTTTTATTTTAAGGAGCGGTGATGACAAAGGAATGTACGAGAACAGCGTGTCCATATTGTGGGGTAGGCTGCGGGGTTGAAGTCAACCAACTGGGCATCACTGGTGACAAACTGCATCCTGCCAACAAAGGGGTGCTGTGCGTTAAAGGTTCCGCGTTGGCCGAGAGTCTAGAAATGCCGTCTAGACTTTTGTACCCCAAAGTGAATGGTAGAGAGGTTAGTTGGAGCGACGCGACGGACCTGATTGCTAAGGCGTATTTTGAAGCAATTGATCATTACGATGCTGATGCCACTGCCATGTATGTTTCGGGTCAGTTATTGACCGAAGATTATTACCTAGCCAACAAATTCATGAAAGGCGTGGTGGGCAGCGCCAATATCGATACAAACTCGCGCTTGTGTATGTCATCAGCCGTTGTCGCTCATAACCGTGCATTTGGTGAAGATATCGTTCCGGTCAATTACTCCGACATTGAAGACGCTGAGCTGATTGTTATTTGTGGGGCCAACACCGCCTGGACTCACCCAGTGCTTTATCGTCGTATTCAACAGGCTAAACAGCGTAACCCTAACCTTAAGGTGGTGGTGATTGATCCAAGGGAGACGGTCACAGCCCAGCAAGGGGACATACATCTACCGCTCCCAAATGATGGGGATATAGCTCTATTTAACGGTTTACTACGCTATTGTATGGATCGTGCCGTGTTAAGCCGTGATTACATCGCGCAGCATACACTGGGTTTTGAAGAGTTATCCCAGACAATACAGTTGCCAAGTTATCGCATAGAGGCGCTGAGTGAACGTTTACAGCTCGACCAAGAGTTACTGAGTAAATTTTATCGTTGGTTCGCGACAACTAAGAAAACGGTGACACTCTTTTGCCAAGGTGTTAACCAATCACAAAGTGGGGCCGATAAAGCCAACAGCATTATCAACGCTCATTTAGCGACTGGGAAGATCGGTTATCCAGGCGCAGGGCCTTTTTCTATCACAGGGCAGCCAAACGCAATGGGAGGGCGAGAGGTCGGAGGGCTTGCAAACCAGCTTGCGGTTCATCGTGGCTTTGATTCCGAATCCATTGGGCTAGTGAGTCAGTTTTGGCAAACAACACGCCTTGCCACTCAGCCGGGCTTGAAAGCGGTTGAGATGTTTGAAGCGGTTGAACGAGGTGACATTAAGGTCATCTGGATTATGGCCACTAACCCGGTAGTGTCGATGCCTGATAGCCAGTTTATTCGAAAGGCCCTAGAAAAGTGCCCTTTGGTGATTGTGTCCGATGTGACTGAAGACTCCGATATCGCTCAGTACGCAGACATACTTTTACCTGCGGCAGGTTGGGGTGAAAAGCAAGGTATGGTGACCAACTCTGAGCGAATGCTGACGCGTCAAAGGCAGTTCATAAAGCCGAGAGGAGAGATAAAGTCTGATTGGCAGGCAATTCGTCAAGTGGGTGAAAAACTTTGTGCGTTACTTGGCGTGGAAAATGGATTTGATTTTAACTCAGAAGCCGCTGTTTTTCGTGAATACACAGCGATGACGGGCTTGAATAAAGAGAGTTGCTTGTTATTCGATCTTTCACACTATGCCGACATTAGTGATGAAGAGTACCAAGCGTGGCAGCCGACTCGATGGGGGGGCAAACAGCCATTAGCCAACGGTAAATTTAGTTTCCCTGATCGTAAAGCGCGTTTTATTGTGCCTCATGAACCACCAAGTCTAAATAGCGCTGCGTGGTGGATGAATACGGGTCGTCAGCGAGATCAATGGCATACCATGACACGTACAGGGTATATCCCGCACCTTGCGGCGTCTGAATGCGAGCCCACGGTTTATATTAATACGCATTCGGCCCACTCATTAGGCCTAGAGAGCAATCAGTTGGTTGAAGTGCGTAGCCCTACGACAACACAGCGAGTGATTGCAAAAGCCGTTCAAGATGATGCACTCAGTCGTAATCAGCTCTTTATGTCGATGCACTGGGCAGGAAAGTACGGTGGTGATAGTCAGATTAACGCCTTGCTAAGCCGTGAGGTCGACCCTTTGTCCGGCCAACCTGCATTCAAGTCTCAGCAGGTCGAACTGTTACCAGTGAATGTTAAAGCATATGGACTGTATATTGGCTCGAAATTTCAGCAGCGAGATTTCATCTATCAATCATTCCAATGTGAGGCAAAATCTGAAGTGTGGCGCTTTGCGGACTCGCAGACTATTGCGAAACATGACGTTGCCACAATCGGGGATGTTCATTCGCAGAGACGGGTGTTATTGGATATTGATGCAGGCTGGTTATCGGTTGGGTATGACGAGGAAAATGGCACTAATATACTTCGTTCAATTTTGCTTGTTTCTACCCAACCTATCACTTCAGATGTGAGTCAGTTGGTGAATCTGATTGGGCAGATATTAACCTTCTCTTCACTGCTCTCCATCGCTGCTGAGTACGATGCAAGTGAGATGATTTGTAGCTGCTTCCGAGTAACTGATAAACAAATATCGGCGGCGCTAAAAAGTGGAGAGTGCCAGTCAGTGTCACAGCTTACCAATAAACTGAAGTGCGGCAGCAATTGCGGTTCGTGTCTACCACAGGTCGAGGGCTTGGTTGACTCATATATCCAAACACTCACTATTACCAAATAGAGGCACGAAGATGAAAAGAGAGACACGACTTTTAGACGGCTCAGGACAAAGTTTGCGTAGCGCAGGTTTTAGTCATCATTCCTTTAGCAACTACTGTTATATCGACTATCGCAACACGGCAGATGGTGACAACAAAAGGACGGCCAAATATGGCAAGGTGTATCTGGTTGGCGCGGGGCCAAATGATCCTGACTTATTAACCGTAAAAGCATTCAAAGTGATACAGCAAGCGGAAGTGATTGTATTCGACCGACTGGTTAATCGAGAGATACTTGAATTTTCAAGCTCAACCTGTCAACACATCTACGTGGGTAAGCGCTGCGGAAAACCGAGCTTAAAGCAACAGGAAATCAGCCAGATATTAGTTGAGTTTGCCAAGCAAGGTAAGCAGGTGGTTAGACTCAAAGGGGGCGACCCATTTATTTTCGGTAGAGGCGGGGAAGAAGGTCTACTGCTTGCAAAACATGGTATTGAATTTGAAGTCATTCCCGGTATAACCGCGGCGATTGGTTGCGCAGCGTCGGCAAAAATCCCCCTAACGCACCGTGAACTCGCTAGGAGCGTCACCTTTGTGACAGGCCAAGTGGTGACTGGCGCATTGCCTGCATGGTCCCAACTTGTCGGATCAGGACAAACGTTAGTGTTTTACATGGGATTAGAAAAAGCACAAGACATACAGCAAGGCCTATTAAAGCACGGGCTTCGCGGTGACTTTCCGCTAGCCATCATTACTCACGGTTGTAGCCGACAACAGAAGGTACATATTTCATCGCTAGAGTCGCTCACTTCAAAAGCGAATGAGTTAAAAGGCGTCAGCCCAGCATTGATTATCTTAGGCGAAGTGGTCAAACTGCGAGAAGAACTAGAAAAGACCGTCGAGTCAGTGAATTCTCAAGAGGTAGTATGAGCACAATTTTGGAGTGTATTCGCACGGTAGGTCGTGGAGAGCGTGGACGTAAACCCCTTACGTTTGAGCAGGCCTATCAAGTCATGGATGAATATCTAGATGGTCAGGTTGGTGACGATCAGATGGCGATGTTGTTAATGCTCATTCGCGTTCAGAATGAAACTAAACAAGAAATTGCAGGTTTCGTTAAAGCCTTCCAATCTCGCGTGCCAAATTTAGGCGCGGATATTGATTGGCCATGTTATGCGGGAAAACGGATAAATGCCGGTCAACCTTGGCATTTGTTGGCGGCTAAGCTCCTAGCGGACAGCGGTTATAAGGTACTGCTACATGGTTACCATGATCGTCCTGCAGGGCGTCTGCATGCAGAAGATTATTTAGATAAGCTGAATGTAGAGCAAGCGAGCTCACCGGAACATGCTCAGCAGCTATTTGAACAAAAGAACATTGTTTACCTGCCACTAAAACATTTCGCTCCTCAGGCTGAAACCATGATTGGCTGGAAAAACCGCTATGGTCTGCGTACGCCAATCAACACGGTTGTTCGAGCGTTAAATCCAGGCGGCGCTATGCTTGGATTACGTGGTAGTTTTCATCCGGGCTTTCAACAGTTACATGCTGACATTGAAAGTGAGGTGGGTTTAACTCGCCATGCGGTTGTCTCATTTAAAGGTCAGTCAGGGGAATCTGAATACAACCCTAAAGTAAGCCAAACGGTATGGGTAAGTACACCAAGAGGTGTTGAGTCCCACTACTGGACGGAACGTATGCTGACAGATATCCCTTTACCAGAGAAATGTGTGTTTGGTACTGCAGAAGAAAACCTCAACATGATGGCTAACACGGTTGTTTCAACAATGGCTGCAACTTTGTTTGCTGAGTTAAATGACCTAGACGCTGCTTATGAAAAGGCCCACCAATTATGGAGCGAATACTGCCGTTAGTGGTAGGTAAACAAGCTCCAATATAAATTGGCACATTCCTTGTTATGTCTCTTATAGATTGAGAGATAAACAAGGAATGTACATGTATAAAAAACTCTCCCAAAACCCCATCGTTGTTTGTAGTGATCGAGCAGAAGAGCAGCAGCGTTTGAGTGCTGAACTTAGCCGCGATTTTGACAATGTTTCTAGCTGCCAACTTTCACAACTGGAATTGATTCTTGATGCTCAGGTTCAAGCTTCCGTGGTCATTGGTTGGTTGCAACCCAGTGCCGAATTGCGTCTTATCATTGAGCTTTGCCGTCAAAGAAATCATCCCTTGCTGGTGGTGTTAAAAAGACTAAACTCTAATGATATGAATCGTTTACCGGAGGTGAAGGATTACGCTTTGTTACCTGCTGATTCGCAATTTCCGCTTGTGCCTTGGATTGAGCAAGCGTATATAACTCGCCAATCTATCTCTGCACTAGAGAGCGAAATCGAGCGGCTGTCGATACGATTGGATGAACGCAAGCTGATCGAAAAGGCGAAAGGACTATTGATGAAAATACACCAAGTCGATGAAGAAGCCGCTTATGCAGCAATGAGAAAGTCGGCGATGCAATCCAGTCAAACCTTAGCTCAAGTCGCGCGTAATTTACTTCAGACGCTGGAAGTACTCAGATAACCAATTACTACTTTGGGGTTAGGTGAAAAAATCCGCATTGGTGCGCAGTGCACTATTAGCAGGCAGACCTAGCAGGGGATGAAAGATGATTTGTATTAACCTATTGAATATTAAGTATTAAATAAGTTGGCACGCAACTTGGAACGACTAAGGTAACAATTTGTTCAATCGTTACCTTTGATTGCCAACGGCGGTAATTATAAGGATGCAAAGGCGCTACGACTCTTAGGAGGCGTAGCGCCTTTTTATTTGGAGAAAAAATATGAAATGGACGTCAGTTTTCAAACAAACGTTACTGGGGGCGGCACTTGCCTCATCGGTTTATGTTCCTAGTGCTTTCGCTGAATTAGGAGAGCCGGAGCTAGAAGAACTCAAATTTGGTTTCATCAAACTTACCGACATGGCACCACTGGCGGTGGCGTATGAGAAAGGCTTTTTCGAAGACGAAGGGCTTTATGTCACGTTAGAAGCTCAGGCTAACTGGAAAGTGTTGTTAGACCGAGTGATTGATGGCGAACTGGATGGCGCACATATGTTATCAGGGCAGCCGTTAGGTGCAACGATTGGCATTGGTACCAAAGCGGAAGTGGTTACGGCTTTCAGCATGGATCTTAACGGCAATGCCATCACGGTATCGAATAAAACCTGGCAGCAAATGAAGCTACATATCGCGACTCAGCCTGATGGCAAACCTGTGCGACCAATTAAAGCGGATGCCCTTAAGCCTGTGGTTGAAAGTTATCTCGATCAAGGGAAGCCATTCAATATGGGCATGGTGTTTCCGGTTTCTACTCACAACTATGAATTGCGTTACTGGCTAGCAGCGGGAGGTATCCACCCCGGTTATTACGCTCCTCAGTCAGGAGATAACAGTGGTCAGGTCAACGCGGAGGTCTTGCTGAGTGTGACACCGCCACCGCAAATGCCTGCAACG
Proteins encoded in this window:
- a CDS encoding glycosyl transferase family protein, whose translation is MSTILECIRTVGRGERGRKPLTFEQAYQVMDEYLDGQVGDDQMAMLLMLIRVQNETKQEIAGFVKAFQSRVPNLGADIDWPCYAGKRINAGQPWHLLAAKLLADSGYKVLLHGYHDRPAGRLHAEDYLDKLNVEQASSPEHAQQLFEQKNIVYLPLKHFAPQAETMIGWKNRYGLRTPINTVVRALNPGGAMLGLRGSFHPGFQQLHADIESEVGLTRHAVVSFKGQSGESEYNPKVSQTVWVSTPRGVESHYWTERMLTDIPLPEKCVFGTAEENLNMMANTVVSTMAATLFAELNDLDAAYEKAHQLWSEYCR
- a CDS encoding ATPase RavA domain-containing protein yields the protein MMNQSRVTHSQKALLSERINKLAQALSDGVYEREETIKLCLLAALAGESVFLLGPPGIAKSLIAKRLIQAFDNSSYFEYLMTRFSTPEEVFGPLSIQELKDNGRYVRLTDGYLPTAQVVFLDEIWKAGPAILNTLLTVVNEKTFKNGNEIERVPMRLLVSASNELPDEDSGLEALYDRMLVRVFVNRIQDKQNFKSMLTVGTPQEATIPEGLAITDQEYHQWQSELEQLELSNDVFEKLYELKTLLESAVTAESGFNAEDTDMYVSDRRWKKAVKLLKASAFFNGRDSINPLDILLLQDCLWNSPESRDIVRKVIKDFALNHAFDQQEVEQQITLCREELTDIQEELESEFGTMLSMESTTGLIKKQVHSYDISDAKSYKVGSAFDLVKMVLLQSNMSVTESEKGDSRWVYVPKNELERVIKEGHGDVYGYVNTNTTLVRLRFDMDAANNLVIKDIANRAVLVSIVTTKGLDEELYQEWLTKSQQAMAQLEHAEHHLLRVRSNFHGALPHGFVDQELPRAMESSLQNLQQVLESTKAECERIVFRFKTLDQFFA
- the viaA gene encoding ATPase RavA stimulator ViaA, encoding MLGADGLNLVLMIADSGMIDSAVNDLMARSQMMAVTENRGVKSSVKNHLLKWRGSVKKRITKVCETDRFKQELSLYQEVIHWNEAEFFDKIPEVIKQLEWHSAFYLQARRLMEKNKGVNNPMFPHYFCDQWYQSLSDAIRQAQLTELEANKEKVLKDLYQRMETMKNMDKVTESGDEESVGRLWDMASARLSKTDLTVMKRHAEFLSKNKGLQEIAEKLGRMASQVDDPDLNKAPLEEPQVVEEKSDQATDDIVGIHEGDDLNKLLPNETMFLAYPELEVVFYKHLVDKRLMNYKMQGKSRTLRKVSAQRPDNAQADVEKGPFIVCVDASGSMSGFPEQCAKAMAYALMQIALAEDRDCYVILFSTEQITYELTKQDGLREASDFLTYSFHGGTDLEPVLIKSIDLMSGDKYRNADMVVISDFIAPKQSEEMLEKVEQLKKSKNRFHAISLSKYGNPELMSMFDHSWAYHPNLVGRLMKKW
- a CDS encoding ANTAR domain-containing response regulator; translation: MYKKLSQNPIVVCSDRAEEQQRLSAELSRDFDNVSSCQLSQLELILDAQVQASVVIGWLQPSAELRLIIELCRQRNHPLLVVLKRLNSNDMNRLPEVKDYALLPADSQFPLVPWIEQAYITRQSISALESEIERLSIRLDERKLIEKAKGLLMKIHQVDEEAAYAAMRKSAMQSSQTLAQVARNLLQTLEVLR
- a CDS encoding nitrate reductase gives rise to the protein MTKECTRTACPYCGVGCGVEVNQLGITGDKLHPANKGVLCVKGSALAESLEMPSRLLYPKVNGREVSWSDATDLIAKAYFEAIDHYDADATAMYVSGQLLTEDYYLANKFMKGVVGSANIDTNSRLCMSSAVVAHNRAFGEDIVPVNYSDIEDAELIVICGANTAWTHPVLYRRIQQAKQRNPNLKVVVIDPRETVTAQQGDIHLPLPNDGDIALFNGLLRYCMDRAVLSRDYIAQHTLGFEELSQTIQLPSYRIEALSERLQLDQELLSKFYRWFATTKKTVTLFCQGVNQSQSGADKANSIINAHLATGKIGYPGAGPFSITGQPNAMGGREVGGLANQLAVHRGFDSESIGLVSQFWQTTRLATQPGLKAVEMFEAVERGDIKVIWIMATNPVVSMPDSQFIRKALEKCPLVIVSDVTEDSDIAQYADILLPAAGWGEKQGMVTNSERMLTRQRQFIKPRGEIKSDWQAIRQVGEKLCALLGVENGFDFNSEAAVFREYTAMTGLNKESCLLFDLSHYADISDEEYQAWQPTRWGGKQPLANGKFSFPDRKARFIVPHEPPSLNSAAWWMNTGRQRDQWHTMTRTGYIPHLAASECEPTVYINTHSAHSLGLESNQLVEVRSPTTTQRVIAKAVQDDALSRNQLFMSMHWAGKYGGDSQINALLSREVDPLSGQPAFKSQQVELLPVNVKAYGLYIGSKFQQRDFIYQSFQCEAKSEVWRFADSQTIAKHDVATIGDVHSQRRVLLDIDAGWLSVGYDEENGTNILRSILLVSTQPITSDVSQLVNLIGQILTFSSLLSIAAEYDASEMICSCFRVTDKQISAALKSGECQSVSQLTNKLKCGSNCGSCLPQVEGLVDSYIQTLTITK
- the cobA gene encoding uroporphyrinogen-III C-methyltransferase; protein product: MKRETRLLDGSGQSLRSAGFSHHSFSNYCYIDYRNTADGDNKRTAKYGKVYLVGAGPNDPDLLTVKAFKVIQQAEVIVFDRLVNREILEFSSSTCQHIYVGKRCGKPSLKQQEISQILVEFAKQGKQVVRLKGGDPFIFGRGGEEGLLLAKHGIEFEVIPGITAAIGCAASAKIPLTHRELARSVTFVTGQVVTGALPAWSQLVGSGQTLVFYMGLEKAQDIQQGLLKHGLRGDFPLAIITHGCSRQQKVHISSLESLTSKANELKGVSPALIILGEVVKLREELEKTVESVNSQEVV